From a region of the Helicobacter hepaticus ATCC 51449 genome:
- a CDS encoding XRE family transcriptional regulator: MIGSKLVALRNEHQMTQKDFAERTGISYGTLQAYEYGTQSPRYDYLTKVSDIFNVPMIFFLDDDTSLGNSYTNPKGFVSDSLDVRKSDSLVSNNPSTIQIPIYDDVVASAGSGAINDEYPTQSVGIDKGFLRTHFGLSSFLGLSIITAKGDSMSPTIPENCQLLVQKSVPKEGQICVVRIDDELYVKRLQKLPKYRLISDNKSYENIELEGREYDIVGVVVGFFKRMI; encoded by the coding sequence ATGATAGGCTCAAAACTAGTAGCGTTAAGAAACGAACATCAAATGACGCAGAAAGATTTTGCAGAACGAACAGGGATATCTTATGGGACATTACAGGCTTATGAGTATGGCACGCAGTCGCCACGTTACGATTATCTGACAAAAGTATCGGATATATTTAATGTTCCTATGATATTTTTTTTAGATGACGATACCTCATTAGGCAATTCTTACACAAATCCAAAAGGATTCGTTAGTGATTCGTTAGATGTTCGTAAGTCAGATTCGTTAGTCTCCAATAATCCCTCTACAATCCAAATCCCTATCTATGATGATGTAGTCGCAAGTGCGGGAAGTGGAGCAATAAACGATGAGTATCCCACACAAAGCGTAGGCATAGACAAGGGCTTTTTACGCACACACTTTGGGCTTAGCTCATTTCTTGGGCTTTCTATTATCACTGCTAAAGGCGATTCTATGTCTCCTACAATCCCAGAGAATTGCCAACTCCTAGTCCAAAAGAGTGTGCCTAAAGAGGGGCAGATATGTGTAGTGCGTATTGATGATGAGCTCTATGTTAAACGCTTACAAAAGCTCCCCAAATACCGCCTTATAAGTGATAACAAGAGCTATGAAAATATAGAGCTAGAGGGGCGAGAATATGACATTGTCGGTGTGGTTGTAGGATTTTTTAAACGAATGATTTAA
- a CDS encoding DDE-type integrase/transposase/recombinase: MGQWVSSKEFAESKCVSLRALQLKIQRKKQKIFSIDTYFFMYQYKEGIGRGGKVLRIWSEPFKTQAEAESFMQSYTQERVAYLSNTDSHKTQSSALTFVQSQHATTLEPISQTQVTTPTTLTTPHKIGTSSVLAQEQAKALSCPSHFIQSAQSKTMFDNKDDDGQLRALDAFSKASQKDKNLALEKKSIIKEWEAYKAKGVNAKDFIALLNAGGQYSIALSENKLYAWQRAYKRGGLELLLDERGKNRKAQSKIKELGLEELTNKLILASRGRVNISSLHRMLHIHLDSLGKADLADFLAKRDEVISYCVLERYVKAYLKAHPIEAKIIYRGEDAAVGNFLPALGQSNWAADSINQIVEIDATSIDAIIDTSEIARSLGLEVENIESWQKRFVLISLIDTYSGVCSFHISDTENALGVSRAIAKYITTYGKPKCIKSDNGSAFVSKYIKEVLSRLDIEHIRSKAYAGWCKPYVERNFARLQNHLMEWIKGYIGHSVSQRQAIEFFFSRAQRRLKRGQKSNQTNLHTLKELGQMIDAYTHSLMNNAYLQRLDSTPAEAYNARVNEAVRIHEYELCSKLSPLERRAVNKKGIAYGGLWYQSAAMFAHTSVFVAANINNTKELFMYDEQHRFIGVASNLDSEEMSAEMAKNAQKIFYKELKARKGKMQEARAEVEAQFPQMLLQAHKKMPKTHMPTLKAINDSNLYQAKLLDEARKNAVGAEILDTTKEVKNETQTKNIKDVSWEAAVLKKAK; the protein is encoded by the coding sequence ATGGGACAATGGGTAAGTAGCAAGGAGTTCGCAGAATCTAAATGCGTATCACTTCGTGCTCTACAATTAAAAATTCAAAGAAAAAAGCAAAAAATTTTCTCTATTGATACATATTTTTTTATGTATCAATACAAAGAGGGCATAGGTCGTGGGGGTAAAGTCCTCCGCATTTGGAGTGAGCCTTTTAAGACGCAAGCAGAGGCGGAATCATTTATGCAATCTTACACACAAGAGCGAGTAGCATATCTTTCAAACACAGATTCTCATAAAACACAATCTAGCGCGCTTACATTCGTCCAATCTCAACACGCTACAACTTTAGAGCCAATATCACAAACTCAAGTTACAACACCTACAACACTGACAACACCGCATAAAATAGGCACTTCTAGCGTTTTAGCACAAGAGCAAGCAAAAGCCTTGAGCTGTCCATCACACTTTATACAAAGCGCACAATCTAAGACTATGTTTGATAATAAAGATGATGATGGGCAGTTGAGGGCTTTAGATGCTTTTAGCAAAGCTTCACAAAAAGATAAGAATCTCGCTTTGGAGAAAAAATCCATTATCAAAGAATGGGAGGCATATAAGGCAAAAGGTGTGAATGCAAAAGATTTTATCGCGCTGCTGAATGCAGGTGGGCAATACTCCATAGCTTTAAGCGAAAATAAGCTCTATGCGTGGCAGAGGGCATATAAGAGGGGTGGGCTTGAGCTATTACTTGATGAGCGAGGTAAAAATAGAAAAGCCCAAAGCAAGATTAAAGAGCTTGGATTAGAGGAGCTCACAAATAAGCTTATTTTGGCAAGTCGTGGCAGGGTAAATATCTCCTCATTACATAGAATGCTGCATATTCATCTTGATAGCTTAGGCAAGGCGGATTTGGCGGATTTTTTAGCAAAGCGCGATGAAGTGATAAGCTATTGTGTGCTTGAGCGATATGTCAAGGCTTACTTAAAAGCTCACCCCATAGAAGCAAAAATTATTTATCGCGGCGAAGATGCGGCGGTTGGGAATTTCCTCCCTGCACTTGGGCAGAGTAATTGGGCGGCTGATTCTATTAATCAAATCGTGGAGATTGATGCCACAAGCATTGATGCGATTATTGATACAAGCGAAATAGCGCGCTCTCTAGGGCTTGAGGTAGAGAACATAGAATCTTGGCAAAAGCGATTTGTGCTTATTTCACTCATTGATACTTATAGTGGCGTGTGTAGCTTCCATATAAGCGATACCGAAAATGCGCTCGGTGTCTCTCGCGCCATTGCAAAATACATCACTACCTATGGCAAACCAAAGTGCATTAAAAGCGATAATGGCAGCGCATTTGTGAGTAAATATATCAAAGAAGTGCTCTCCCGCCTTGATATAGAGCATATACGCTCTAAGGCGTATGCTGGGTGGTGTAAGCCCTATGTGGAGCGCAACTTTGCGCGTTTGCAAAATCACCTTATGGAATGGATTAAAGGCTATATCGGGCATAGCGTGAGCCAAAGACAAGCCATTGAGTTTTTCTTCTCTCGCGCACAGAGGCGACTTAAAAGAGGGCAAAAAAGCAATCAAACCAATCTTCACACGCTTAAAGAGCTAGGGCAGATGATAGATGCCTACACGCATTCTTTGATGAATAATGCGTATTTGCAGAGATTAGATTCTACACCCGCAGAGGCGTATAACGCGCGTGTAAATGAGGCAGTGAGAATCCACGAATATGAGCTTTGTTCTAAGCTTTCCCCGCTTGAGAGGCGTGCTGTGAATAAAAAAGGTATCGCTTATGGTGGGCTGTGGTATCAAAGTGCTGCTATGTTCGCGCATACAAGCGTATTTGTGGCAGCAAATATCAATAACACCAAAGAGCTTTTTATGTATGACGAGCAGCACCGCTTCATCGGCGTAGCGTCAAATCTTGATAGCGAGGAGATGAGTGCGGAAATGGCAAAGAATGCGCAAAAAATCTTTTATAAAGAGCTTAAAGCGCGCAAAGGCAAAATGCAAGAGGCACGCGCAGAAGTCGAGGCACAATTCCCACAAATGCTTTTACAAGCGCACAAGAAAATGCCAAAAACGCATATGCCCACACTCAAAGCCATTAATGATAGCAATCTCTATCAAGCAAAGCTCTTAGATGAGGCGCGTAAAAATGCGGTGGGCGCTGAAATTTTAGATACCACAAAGGAGGTAAAAAATGAAACACAAACAAAAAATATAAAAGATGTGAGCTGGGAAGCAGCGGTATTGAAAAAGGCAAAATAA
- a CDS encoding AAA family ATPase, producing the protein MKNVDLNQVCEELEIFLKVQNISQAALGRAIGVSSASISTFRKGEYKGNNKELGRKIKLYLDNYAKKKSKDIKEVAIFESKDKQMADFVINEAVRDKEIAIIVGCAGSGKSTIAKDYSRLHPNAILIEATLHSTARVILDELCERTHISGGRNLHEKVLLIAKELKRRDVVIFIDEAEHLSVRALEDLRRIWDFSSCPLILFGTEILLKNLIGKNGELRQLYSRIGGKWHLKGLSEAETNEVFIKGIHAYTKGNFRSSVKLYKRACRLAELHNVKLDKDIIAQAVSMIIL; encoded by the coding sequence ATGAAAAATGTAGATTTAAATCAAGTGTGTGAGGAGCTAGAGATATTTTTAAAAGTGCAAAATATCTCTCAAGCGGCTTTGGGTAGAGCTATTGGCGTAAGCAGTGCAAGTATCTCTACCTTTCGCAAGGGCGAGTATAAGGGCAATAATAAAGAGCTAGGGCGCAAAATCAAGCTCTACCTTGATAATTACGCAAAGAAAAAGAGCAAAGACATCAAGGAAGTGGCTATTTTTGAGAGTAAAGATAAGCAAATGGCTGATTTTGTCATCAATGAGGCGGTGAGAGATAAAGAGATTGCCATTATCGTAGGCTGTGCAGGGAGTGGTAAAAGCACGATTGCTAAAGATTATTCGCGCTTGCACCCCAATGCGATTCTCATTGAAGCTACACTCCATAGCACTGCTAGAGTGATTTTAGATGAGCTATGCGAGCGCACACATATTAGCGGCGGGAGAAATCTGCACGAAAAAGTGCTCCTTATAGCCAAAGAGCTTAAAAGGCGCGATGTGGTGATTTTCATTGATGAGGCGGAACATTTGAGTGTGAGGGCATTAGAGGATTTACGCAGGATTTGGGATTTTAGCTCCTGCCCTCTTATCCTCTTTGGCACGGAGATTCTCTTAAAGAATCTCATAGGTAAAAATGGCGAATTGCGACAGCTCTACTCACGCATAGGTGGCAAATGGCATTTGAAAGGGCTTAGCGAAGCGGAGACAAATGAGGTCTTTATAAAAGGCATACACGCCTATACAAAGGGCAATTTTCGCTCAAGCGTAAAGCTTTATAAAAGAGCGTGCAGACTAGCAGAACTTCATAATGTCAAACTTGATAAAGACATTATCGCTCAAGCAGTAAGTATGATTATTCTGTAA
- a CDS encoding host-nuclease inhibitor Gam family protein, producing the protein MELKSFEDVDMNLKRLCEIEVAIAHIEGEVTLACNKIKEEYKPQVESLNNEANFIRAEIECFCESHKADFADKRSKELVFGTIGYRLSKSVSLPRVKVKVESLIAAIKSFGLRDCLIYEEKPNKEALSELDEGSLVKLGLKRVVKDNFRIEPKIEALGH; encoded by the coding sequence ATGGAATTAAAAAGCTTTGAAGATGTGGATATGAATCTTAAAAGGTTATGTGAGATTGAAGTGGCGATTGCTCATATTGAGGGTGAAGTAACGCTTGCTTGCAACAAGATTAAAGAGGAATACAAACCTCAAGTAGAAAGCCTTAACAATGAGGCAAACTTTATCCGCGCAGAGATAGAATGCTTTTGTGAAAGCCATAAGGCGGACTTTGCAGACAAAAGAAGTAAGGAGCTAGTCTTTGGCACGATTGGCTATCGCTTAAGTAAATCAGTGAGCCTCCCGCGCGTGAAAGTAAAAGTAGAATCTTTAATTGCAGCGATTAAGAGCTTTGGGTTAAGGGATTGCCTCATTTATGAGGAGAAGCCAAATAAAGAGGCTTTGAGCGAGCTAGATGAAGGCTCATTAGTCAAGCTTGGATTGAAGCGCGTAGTGAAAGATAATTTCCGCATTGAGCCAAAAATTGAGGCATTAGGGCATTAA
- a CDS encoding phage protein GemA/Gp16 family protein: MRTQQSMLCAIHTHPKYKLIKEAQAWEAWLEVRYGVDSCRFLNEAELLEVLDILDSKAPDRDYIQRKGGISAAQRAKIEAIMKQRGFGYKAKRRFITRQIGAYKPLWALDKTEASKIITGLQKITGER; this comes from the coding sequence ATGCGAACTCAACAATCAATGCTATGTGCTATCCATACGCACCCAAAATACAAGCTCATCAAGGAAGCACAGGCGTGGGAAGCGTGGTTAGAAGTGCGCTATGGCGTGGATTCTTGTAGATTTCTTAATGAAGCAGAGCTTTTAGAGGTGCTTGATATTTTAGATTCCAAAGCACCCGATAGAGATTATATACAAAGAAAAGGCGGCATAAGTGCGGCACAGAGGGCAAAGATTGAGGCAATAATGAAACAAAGAGGCTTTGGATATAAAGCAAAGAGGAGGTTTATCACGCGACAAATTGGCGCATATAAGCCTTTATGGGCGTTAGATAAAACAGAGGCGAGTAAAATCATCACAGGCTTACAAAAGATTACAGGAGAGCGATAA
- a CDS encoding Mor transcription activator family protein: MDKNLLEHICESYKNGMSWEKIYKTYGGVSIYVPKVSPNAKEHIVQEFNGYNAAFLAHKYNLSENTIREIIREARKKGKNPQK, from the coding sequence ATGGATAAGAATCTACTTGAACACATTTGTGAGAGTTACAAAAATGGTATGAGTTGGGAGAAAATCTATAAGACTTATGGGGGCGTGAGTATCTATGTGCCTAAGGTTTCCCCAAATGCGAAAGAGCACATTGTGCAGGAATTTAATGGCTATAATGCTGCGTTTTTGGCGCATAAGTATAATTTGAGCGAAAATACTATACGAGAGATAATAAGGGAGGCTAGGAAAAAAGGGAAGAATCCTCAAAAGTGA
- a CDS encoding RCC1 domain-containing protein has protein sequence MPTEQTQQMQTLLEIKAELNKLSSLDYSLEQPLQILNHHADMLKSEIDTHINTLNTALRDINIRSKRLLSMHLYRSLAYQDIIKNTKGEVICYGDVYMKGLSVNNNTGSGRANAAFFSRVGLPSDIEFIEVFGGYTTFYALPKEGNFLYVWGANVQGCAGVGHTNALSLPVRVDFPSRVVKVCCGTSESNAKQSAIVLLENGLVYVSGSNSIGELGVGNTLPLSTFTQNPHLSDIKDIFLCSNGNVGLFMAIDNEGALYVCGHNQQGACGNGSNTNLTLPFKLSFNQQVKLAKASINTSSNTHYCTAMIVLEDGSVRGAGYALENNLSQNAVGNLNIFTTLLNEQGEPLSEIVDVFPASIGGTSLALDSNGNLYAWGKGAYGYGNDNATANAKAQKVLENVESVQHWDRANTRCVAKLKDTQTLLAFGFNTDSALGVGNASNTRVWKNVLLPPAMSEYKLQCFGAEAHLVVIADNEIYACGTSRDGSIKYTTPTLQKQ, from the coding sequence ATGCCCACAGAGCAAACACAACAAATGCAAACATTACTAGAGATAAAAGCAGAACTCAATAAGCTAAGTAGCCTTGATTATAGCTTAGAGCAGCCATTGCAGATTCTCAATCATCACGCCGATATGCTTAAAAGTGAGATTGACACTCATATAAACACATTAAACACAGCTTTAAGAGATATAAATATCCGCTCAAAAAGGCTTTTGTCTATGCACCTTTATCGTAGCTTGGCTTATCAAGATATTATCAAAAATACTAAGGGTGAAGTGATATGTTATGGTGATGTGTATATGAAAGGTTTGAGTGTTAATAATAACACAGGAAGCGGCAGGGCAAATGCCGCATTTTTCTCGCGAGTTGGCTTACCGAGTGATATAGAATTTATTGAAGTCTTTGGTGGATACACGACCTTTTATGCCTTGCCAAAAGAGGGGAACTTCCTCTATGTATGGGGAGCAAATGTGCAAGGTTGTGCAGGAGTAGGGCACACGAATGCTTTAAGCTTGCCTGTAAGGGTAGATTTTCCCTCTAGGGTGGTAAAAGTATGCTGTGGCACTTCAGAATCTAATGCCAAACAATCCGCGATTGTCCTCCTTGAAAATGGCTTGGTATATGTGAGTGGGAGCAATTCCATAGGAGAGCTTGGAGTGGGGAATACTCTGCCTCTTTCCACTTTCACACAAAACCCACATTTAAGCGATATTAAAGACATTTTTCTTTGTAGTAATGGCAATGTTGGGCTGTTTATGGCTATTGATAATGAGGGAGCACTCTATGTATGCGGACATAATCAACAAGGTGCGTGTGGCAATGGCAGCAATACAAATCTCACACTCCCATTTAAGCTTAGCTTTAATCAACAAGTCAAGCTTGCCAAAGCAAGTATAAATACAAGCTCTAATACGCATTATTGCACAGCTATGATTGTCCTAGAAGATGGGAGTGTGCGCGGAGCAGGATATGCGCTAGAGAATAATCTCTCTCAAAATGCGGTGGGGAATCTCAATATCTTTACCACACTCTTAAATGAGCAAGGAGAGCCTCTAAGCGAGATTGTTGATGTGTTTCCTGCAAGTATTGGCGGCACAAGCTTAGCATTAGATTCAAATGGCAATCTCTATGCGTGGGGCAAAGGAGCATATGGCTATGGCAATGACAATGCAACAGCTAATGCAAAAGCACAAAAAGTGCTAGAAAATGTAGAGAGCGTGCAGCATTGGGATAGGGCAAATACGCGTTGCGTAGCCAAACTCAAAGACACTCAAACTCTGCTTGCCTTTGGATTTAATACTGATAGTGCGCTAGGCGTTGGCAATGCAAGTAACACAAGAGTGTGGAAAAATGTGCTTTTGCCTCCTGCAATGAGTGAATATAAACTGCAATGTTTTGGAGCAGAAGCGCATTTAGTAGTCATAGCAGATAATGAAATCTATGCGTGCGGAACGAGCAGAGATGGAAGTATCAAATACACCACACCCACATTACAAAAACAATAA
- a CDS encoding phage holin family protein: MIEHYIELLPIAVVGLLAGIVSFFNEEAQEGAEHRHPFKAALKSLLTSSFLCVMVYALLSATDLPYLARVGISAAIGFFGVEKAISLAKELLAFKNGRSKGDTQ, from the coding sequence TTGATTGAGCATTATATAGAACTTTTACCCATTGCTGTTGTTGGGCTACTCGCTGGCATTGTAAGCTTTTTTAATGAAGAGGCACAAGAGGGGGCGGAGCATCGCCACCCTTTTAAGGCTGCCTTAAAGAGTTTGCTCACCTCAAGCTTTTTATGCGTGATGGTGTATGCCCTCTTAAGCGCTACTGATTTACCTTACCTTGCGCGAGTAGGCATAAGTGCAGCAATTGGATTTTTTGGCGTGGAGAAAGCTATTTCTTTAGCAAAAGAGCTTTTGGCTTTCAAAAATGGCAGGAGCAAAGGAGATACACAATGA
- a CDS encoding DUF5675 family protein gives MYKLLIQRTHISKLADAKGEKTTIGDATLLDSNNKVLFKYFSGENGSQSSDERGKDHRIMPRTYKLKWNFTKTAVAKNGYRNVRFDDYKELIEPKYHERYTKWGFKNVGLLLYTPMLPSFESRCIFIHIMNTGKDVEGCIGLGKGKNDMGIVDSTSAIAEFYDFVKKHGVENFEVQINEVRSSAPAGL, from the coding sequence ATGTATAAGCTTCTTATTCAAAGAACGCACATTAGCAAACTTGCAGATGCAAAAGGTGAGAAAACAACCATTGGTGATGCTACTTTGCTTGATAGTAACAATAAAGTGCTTTTTAAATACTTTAGCGGAGAGAATGGCTCACAAAGCAGTGATGAGAGGGGTAAAGACCATCGCATAATGCCTCGCACTTACAAGCTGAAATGGAATTTCACTAAAACCGCAGTCGCAAAAAATGGATACAGAAATGTTAGATTTGATGATTACAAAGAGCTCATAGAGCCAAAATATCACGAGCGATACACAAAATGGGGCTTTAAAAATGTAGGGCTTTTGCTTTATACACCTATGCTACCAAGTTTTGAATCTCGCTGCATTTTTATTCACATTATGAATACAGGCAAAGATGTAGAGGGTTGCATAGGCTTAGGTAAAGGTAAAAACGATATGGGCATAGTAGATTCTACTTCTGCTATTGCCGAGTTTTATGATTTTGTTAAAAAGCACGGAGTGGAGAACTTTGAAGTGCAAATCAATGAAGTGCGCAGTAGTGCCCCCGCAGGGCTTTAG
- a CDS encoding glycine zipper domain-containing protein: MKQISVKFTFNVKDGSLQKIKKELDSINKNSANELYALELKLHEQKMEHIQEYSKAYKDLQSDIQSALNEDIQGIFNGNVHYFRSLINELFSSLQSVITKGFATSISAAFMESSVIESMNKSLASAIDGSLFSNLFDKNRIANVQKEDWHLSEVVGAAFAGFGIGNVAGGLVGNFLGDEVNAQKTQKSANNGAMAGAAAGAAIGSFVPVIGTSLGGLVGGLVGGLGGTLFGSFNSTKLTTTAQGVELISKATKDNVSAREFADKEEVKKKWWGLQSNTSTWKEYYDASNFALKGIQQSIRGYEYLLQDIGSGVKSLSIAKGNYKSYADILNAGAKELIKSFYEAPHNALKEHLITPNINEIYNMWADYAKSVDKQVSEALSESLTAFVSTGQNFQVWLYQFKDQSIEGLKYQEELARKQVDRILENLGASDVNIDNYLSYREEALKESFDPQTIERINALGEALMQSGSASKKYEQALKDESKTKLNLIDPFLQKVKKLEDYKLEQESSSEKLQVNMLTTLKSLLRVNQESLEVSQAEATSPNPSPLLKRDSINS; encoded by the coding sequence ATGAAACAAATAAGTGTTAAATTCACCTTTAATGTCAAAGATGGCTCACTGCAAAAAATCAAAAAAGAGCTAGATTCTATAAACAAAAATAGCGCAAATGAGCTTTATGCCCTAGAGCTTAAACTCCACGAGCAAAAAATGGAGCATATACAAGAGTATTCAAAAGCCTATAAAGACCTCCAAAGCGATATACAATCTGCCCTTAATGAGGATATACAGGGCATATTTAATGGCAATGTTCATTATTTTCGAAGTTTAATCAATGAACTTTTTTCATCTCTGCAAAGTGTTATTACCAAAGGTTTTGCGACTTCTATCTCTGCTGCGTTTATGGAATCCTCTGTTATAGAATCTATGAATAAATCCCTCGCCTCCGCCATTGATGGTTCTTTGTTTAGTAATCTTTTTGATAAAAATCGTATTGCCAATGTGCAAAAAGAAGATTGGCATCTAAGCGAAGTAGTAGGCGCAGCTTTTGCAGGATTTGGGATAGGTAATGTCGCTGGAGGCTTAGTTGGCAATTTTTTAGGTGATGAAGTCAATGCACAAAAAACGCAAAAGAGTGCAAATAATGGTGCAATGGCAGGAGCTGCTGCTGGGGCAGCCATTGGGAGTTTTGTGCCTGTGATTGGCACGAGCTTAGGCGGACTTGTTGGAGGGCTTGTTGGAGGGCTTGGCGGAACGTTATTTGGGAGCTTTAACTCAACAAAGCTCACAACCACCGCGCAAGGTGTGGAGCTTATCTCAAAGGCTACAAAAGACAATGTGAGTGCGCGTGAATTTGCCGATAAAGAAGAGGTCAAAAAGAAATGGTGGGGTTTGCAAAGCAACACAAGCACTTGGAAAGAATACTATGACGCTTCAAATTTTGCCCTAAAAGGAATCCAACAAAGCATAAGGGGCTATGAATATTTACTGCAAGATATTGGCAGTGGTGTCAAAAGCTTAAGCATCGCTAAAGGGAATTACAAAAGCTATGCAGATATTTTAAATGCTGGAGCAAAAGAGCTGATAAAGAGCTTTTATGAAGCTCCACATAATGCTTTAAAAGAGCATCTTATCACGCCAAACATCAATGAGATTTATAATATGTGGGCGGACTATGCTAAAAGTGTGGATAAGCAGGTAAGCGAGGCATTAAGTGAAAGCCTTACTGCATTTGTATCCACAGGGCAAAATTTTCAAGTATGGCTTTATCAATTTAAAGACCAAAGTATAGAGGGCTTAAAATATCAAGAAGAGCTTGCACGTAAGCAAGTAGATAGAATCTTAGAAAACTTAGGGGCGAGTGATGTGAATATTGATAATTATCTCAGCTATCGCGAGGAAGCATTGAAAGAGAGTTTTGACCCGCAAACCATTGAGCGCATTAACGCTTTGGGTGAGGCATTAATGCAAAGTGGCTCTGCGAGTAAAAAATATGAGCAGGCTCTTAAAGATGAGAGCAAAACCAAACTCAATCTCATTGACCCATTTTTACAAAAAGTAAAGAAGCTAGAAGATTATAAACTAGAGCAAGAAAGCAGCTCTGAAAAGCTCCAAGTCAATATGCTCACCACGCTTAAATCACTCTTGCGTGTGAATCAAGAAAGCCTAGAAGTAAGTCAAGCGGAAGCGACCTCGCCTAACCCCTCTCCCTTATTAAAGAGAGATTCAATAAATAGTTAG